In Meleagris gallopavo isolate NT-WF06-2002-E0010 breed Aviagen turkey brand Nicholas breeding stock chromosome 5, Turkey_5.1, whole genome shotgun sequence, a single window of DNA contains:
- the G2E3 gene encoding G2/M phase-specific E3 ubiquitin-protein ligase isoform X1, whose protein sequence is MSENNFDIESPPCVLCGRTDNCPEKYGEKRTYVEYNLTLHNYCLLMSSGIWQRGEEDEGVDGFLIEDIRKEVNRAARLVCNICRKKGASIGCVAPKCKRSYHFPCGLQKECVFQFMEDFRSYCWEHKPVQIFSDKESREPSQCTICLDLVEHLPLYSVLRSPCCKNTWFHRECLQYQALSAGIFFFRCAVCNNKDKFQKEMLRMGIHIPEKDASWELEDNAYQDLLQCYQHCDIRRCLCKNGRDYNKPDSKWEIKRCQSCGSRGTHLACSSIKSWEQNWECVECRSIFAKGKYSKRKKHSLAPSEKMDGTTCLLEEPSPKLPRQSPGSQRNRLLQSPKIMCQNNLSPCSLLELPTSNRVAMSLSPLMSNRNCSLRKKHLRMQRKEASNILKELKHQINTKTTRLNINTENIWKSALKGFRQRNFRPTNTIEVKFTKCKNRIKTDSFTGSKHLFFQLLMFHIQNSSLFEGSSAKNLSVDPQALKENLYFEAGKMIAVSLVHGGPSPGFFSKVLFDCLVYGPENVKPNLDDVTDAGVAQTIKKIKYSETLSSLQSTVRDCYDFLAAAGCLRPITALRDKDILVNDLLIHHVIKRIISPLESFRQGLKTLGLLEKMEMYPDAFSSLFCHKPENLSAEALCDLFTIHCSPDVNEIGGADFWMGYLQDVESGESVVTLQDILFFVTGCSSIPPIGFDPEPTIKFLPVHYPIGNRLLNCLELPITRTYENFKNKMEFTIRNTLRGERE, encoded by the exons ATGAGTGAGAATAATTTTGACATTGAAAGCCCAC CTTGTGTTCTCTGTGGACGGACAGATAACTGCCCTGAAAAGTACGGAGAAAAAAGGACTTATGTAGAATATAATCTCACTCTTCATAATTACTGTTTG TTGATGTCAAGTGGCATTTGGCAGAGGGGAGAAGAAGATGAAGGTGTAGATGGATTTTTGATCGAAGATATTAGGAAAGAAGTTAACAGAGCTGCAAGACTG GTGTGTAATATCTGCAGGAAAAAGGGTGCTTCCATTGGATGTGTGGCTCCCAAATGTAAGCGAAGTTACCATTTTCCTTGTGGGTTACAAAAGGAATGTGTTTTTCAGTTCATGGAAGACTTCAG ATCTTACTGTTGGGAACATAAACCAGTTCAAATCTTTTCGGATAAAGAATCTAGAGAACCTTCGCAGTGTACAATATGCCTGGATTTGGTTGAACATCTTCCACTGTACAGTGTGTTGAGAAGTCCTTGTTGTAAAAATACTTGGTTTCATCGAGAATGCTTGCAG TATCAAGCTTTGAGTGCtgggatatttttctttaggtGCGCAGTATGTAATAACAAGGacaaatttcagaaagaaatgttgagaatGGGCATACACATTCCAGAGAA AGATGCATCTTGGGAACTTGAAGACAATGCTTATCAAGACCTGCTGCAGTGTTATCAACACTGTGACATTAGAAGATGTCTCTGCAAGAATGGAAGAGACTATAACAAACCTGATAG taaGTGGGAAATAAAGCGTTGTCAGTCTTGTGGTTCCCGTGGAACTCACTTAGCCTGTTCATCCATTAAATCATGGGAGCAAAACTGGGAGTGTGTGGAATGCAGAAGCATCTTTGCAAAAG GGAAATACAGCAAACGGAAAAAGCATTCTTTGGCTCCCTCAGAAAAGATGGATGGGACAACTTGTTTGCTGGAAGAACCATCTCCAAAGCTCCCTCGGCAATCACCTGGATCTCAACGCAACCGTCTTCTCCA ATCACCAAAGATAATGTGCCAGAACAACTTGTCACCCTGCTCACTCCTAGAACTTCCAACATCCAATAGAGTGGCAATGTCTTTATCTCCACTGATGTCAAACAGGAACTGCTCCCTAAGGAAAAa GCATTTaagaatgcaaagaaaggaagctTCTAATATACTGAAGGAGTTAAAGCATCAAATTAATACAAAAACTACGAGGCTTAACATCAATACAGAAAATATCTGGAAGAGTGCTTTAAAAGGATTTAGACAGCGTAACTTCAGACCTACAAACACCATTGAAGTGAAGTtcacaaaatgcaaaaacagaataaaaacagattcTTTTACTGGGTCAAAAcaccttttcttccagttactAATGTTTCATATTCAGAATTCATCACTGTTTGAGGGCTCTTCTGCAAAGAACTTGTCGGTTGACCCTCAAG ctctaaaagaGAACCTGTATTTTGAAGCTGGCAAAATGATTGCAGTTTCTCTAGTTCATGGTGGCCCATCTCCTGGTTTCTTTTCCAAAGTATTGTTTGATTGTCTTGTCTATGGTCCAGAGAATGTGAAGCCAAACTTGGATGATGTTACTGATGCTGGTGTAGCACAGACAataaaaaag ATAAAATATTCAGAGACTCTGTCCAGCCTACAGTCAACTGTGCGTGACTGCTATGacttccttgctgctgctggatgtTTAAGACCTATAACAGCTTTACGTGATAAGGATATACTTGTGAATGACTTACTGATCCATCATGTAATCAAGAGAATTATTTCACCTTTAgaaag TTTTAGGCAAGGTTTGAAAACCCTTGGTCTGctagagaaaatggaaatgtatcCAGATGCTTTTTCTAGCTTATTTTGCCACAAACCTGAAAACCTTTCGGCAGAAGCTCTCTGTGATCTCTTTACAATCCATTGCTCACCAGATGTAAACGAAATTGGAGGTGCTGATTTTTGGATGGGTTATTTGCAAGATGTGGAAA gtggtGAGTCTGTTGTGACATTACAGGATATTCTATTCTTTGTAACTGGTTGTTCTTCTATACCGCCTATTGGTTTCGATCCTGAACCTACTATTAAATTTCTGCCTGTACATTATCCCATTGGAAACAGACTCCTTAATTGCTTAGAACTTCCAATAACAAGGACAtatgagaattttaaaaataaaatggaattcaCTATCAGAAACACATTAAGAGGCGagagagaataa
- the G2E3 gene encoding G2/M phase-specific E3 ubiquitin-protein ligase isoform X2 translates to MSENNFDIESPPCVLCGRTDNCPEKYGEKRTYVEYNLTLHNYCLLMSSGIWQRGEEDEGVDGFLIEDIRKEVNRAARLVCNICRKKGASIGCVAPKCKRSYHFPCGLQKECVFQFMEDFRSYCWEHKPVQIFSDKESREPSQCTICLDLVEHLPLYSVLRSPCCKNTWFHRECLQYQALSAGIFFFRCAVCNNKDKFQKEMLRMGIHIPEKDASWELEDNAYQDLLQCYQHCDIRRCLCKNGRDYNKPDSKWEIKRCQSCGSRGTHLACSSIKSWEQNWECVECRSIFAKGKYSKRKKHSLAPSEKMDGTTCLLEEPSPKLPRQSPGSQRNRLLQHLRMQRKEASNILKELKHQINTKTTRLNINTENIWKSALKGFRQRNFRPTNTIEVKFTKCKNRIKTDSFTGSKHLFFQLLMFHIQNSSLFEGSSAKNLSVDPQALKENLYFEAGKMIAVSLVHGGPSPGFFSKVLFDCLVYGPENVKPNLDDVTDAGVAQTIKKIKYSETLSSLQSTVRDCYDFLAAAGCLRPITALRDKDILVNDLLIHHVIKRIISPLESFRQGLKTLGLLEKMEMYPDAFSSLFCHKPENLSAEALCDLFTIHCSPDVNEIGGADFWMGYLQDVESGESVVTLQDILFFVTGCSSIPPIGFDPEPTIKFLPVHYPIGNRLLNCLELPITRTYENFKNKMEFTIRNTLRGERE, encoded by the exons ATGAGTGAGAATAATTTTGACATTGAAAGCCCAC CTTGTGTTCTCTGTGGACGGACAGATAACTGCCCTGAAAAGTACGGAGAAAAAAGGACTTATGTAGAATATAATCTCACTCTTCATAATTACTGTTTG TTGATGTCAAGTGGCATTTGGCAGAGGGGAGAAGAAGATGAAGGTGTAGATGGATTTTTGATCGAAGATATTAGGAAAGAAGTTAACAGAGCTGCAAGACTG GTGTGTAATATCTGCAGGAAAAAGGGTGCTTCCATTGGATGTGTGGCTCCCAAATGTAAGCGAAGTTACCATTTTCCTTGTGGGTTACAAAAGGAATGTGTTTTTCAGTTCATGGAAGACTTCAG ATCTTACTGTTGGGAACATAAACCAGTTCAAATCTTTTCGGATAAAGAATCTAGAGAACCTTCGCAGTGTACAATATGCCTGGATTTGGTTGAACATCTTCCACTGTACAGTGTGTTGAGAAGTCCTTGTTGTAAAAATACTTGGTTTCATCGAGAATGCTTGCAG TATCAAGCTTTGAGTGCtgggatatttttctttaggtGCGCAGTATGTAATAACAAGGacaaatttcagaaagaaatgttgagaatGGGCATACACATTCCAGAGAA AGATGCATCTTGGGAACTTGAAGACAATGCTTATCAAGACCTGCTGCAGTGTTATCAACACTGTGACATTAGAAGATGTCTCTGCAAGAATGGAAGAGACTATAACAAACCTGATAG taaGTGGGAAATAAAGCGTTGTCAGTCTTGTGGTTCCCGTGGAACTCACTTAGCCTGTTCATCCATTAAATCATGGGAGCAAAACTGGGAGTGTGTGGAATGCAGAAGCATCTTTGCAAAAG GGAAATACAGCAAACGGAAAAAGCATTCTTTGGCTCCCTCAGAAAAGATGGATGGGACAACTTGTTTGCTGGAAGAACCATCTCCAAAGCTCCCTCGGCAATCACCTGGATCTCAACGCAACCGTCTTCTCCA GCATTTaagaatgcaaagaaaggaagctTCTAATATACTGAAGGAGTTAAAGCATCAAATTAATACAAAAACTACGAGGCTTAACATCAATACAGAAAATATCTGGAAGAGTGCTTTAAAAGGATTTAGACAGCGTAACTTCAGACCTACAAACACCATTGAAGTGAAGTtcacaaaatgcaaaaacagaataaaaacagattcTTTTACTGGGTCAAAAcaccttttcttccagttactAATGTTTCATATTCAGAATTCATCACTGTTTGAGGGCTCTTCTGCAAAGAACTTGTCGGTTGACCCTCAAG ctctaaaagaGAACCTGTATTTTGAAGCTGGCAAAATGATTGCAGTTTCTCTAGTTCATGGTGGCCCATCTCCTGGTTTCTTTTCCAAAGTATTGTTTGATTGTCTTGTCTATGGTCCAGAGAATGTGAAGCCAAACTTGGATGATGTTACTGATGCTGGTGTAGCACAGACAataaaaaag ATAAAATATTCAGAGACTCTGTCCAGCCTACAGTCAACTGTGCGTGACTGCTATGacttccttgctgctgctggatgtTTAAGACCTATAACAGCTTTACGTGATAAGGATATACTTGTGAATGACTTACTGATCCATCATGTAATCAAGAGAATTATTTCACCTTTAgaaag TTTTAGGCAAGGTTTGAAAACCCTTGGTCTGctagagaaaatggaaatgtatcCAGATGCTTTTTCTAGCTTATTTTGCCACAAACCTGAAAACCTTTCGGCAGAAGCTCTCTGTGATCTCTTTACAATCCATTGCTCACCAGATGTAAACGAAATTGGAGGTGCTGATTTTTGGATGGGTTATTTGCAAGATGTGGAAA gtggtGAGTCTGTTGTGACATTACAGGATATTCTATTCTTTGTAACTGGTTGTTCTTCTATACCGCCTATTGGTTTCGATCCTGAACCTACTATTAAATTTCTGCCTGTACATTATCCCATTGGAAACAGACTCCTTAATTGCTTAGAACTTCCAATAACAAGGACAtatgagaattttaaaaataaaatggaattcaCTATCAGAAACACATTAAGAGGCGagagagaataa
- the G2E3 gene encoding G2/M phase-specific E3 ubiquitin-protein ligase isoform X3, with amino-acid sequence MSSGIWQRGEEDEGVDGFLIEDIRKEVNRAARLVCNICRKKGASIGCVAPKCKRSYHFPCGLQKECVFQFMEDFRSYCWEHKPVQIFSDKESREPSQCTICLDLVEHLPLYSVLRSPCCKNTWFHRECLQYQALSAGIFFFRCAVCNNKDKFQKEMLRMGIHIPEKDASWELEDNAYQDLLQCYQHCDIRRCLCKNGRDYNKPDSKWEIKRCQSCGSRGTHLACSSIKSWEQNWECVECRSIFAKGKYSKRKKHSLAPSEKMDGTTCLLEEPSPKLPRQSPGSQRNRLLQSPKIMCQNNLSPCSLLELPTSNRVAMSLSPLMSNRNCSLRKKHLRMQRKEASNILKELKHQINTKTTRLNINTENIWKSALKGFRQRNFRPTNTIEVKFTKCKNRIKTDSFTGSKHLFFQLLMFHIQNSSLFEGSSAKNLSVDPQALKENLYFEAGKMIAVSLVHGGPSPGFFSKVLFDCLVYGPENVKPNLDDVTDAGVAQTIKKIKYSETLSSLQSTVRDCYDFLAAAGCLRPITALRDKDILVNDLLIHHVIKRIISPLESFRQGLKTLGLLEKMEMYPDAFSSLFCHKPENLSAEALCDLFTIHCSPDVNEIGGADFWMGYLQDVESGESVVTLQDILFFVTGCSSIPPIGFDPEPTIKFLPVHYPIGNRLLNCLELPITRTYENFKNKMEFTIRNTLRGERE; translated from the exons ATGTCAAGTGGCATTTGGCAGAGGGGAGAAGAAGATGAAGGTGTAGATGGATTTTTGATCGAAGATATTAGGAAAGAAGTTAACAGAGCTGCAAGACTG GTGTGTAATATCTGCAGGAAAAAGGGTGCTTCCATTGGATGTGTGGCTCCCAAATGTAAGCGAAGTTACCATTTTCCTTGTGGGTTACAAAAGGAATGTGTTTTTCAGTTCATGGAAGACTTCAG ATCTTACTGTTGGGAACATAAACCAGTTCAAATCTTTTCGGATAAAGAATCTAGAGAACCTTCGCAGTGTACAATATGCCTGGATTTGGTTGAACATCTTCCACTGTACAGTGTGTTGAGAAGTCCTTGTTGTAAAAATACTTGGTTTCATCGAGAATGCTTGCAG TATCAAGCTTTGAGTGCtgggatatttttctttaggtGCGCAGTATGTAATAACAAGGacaaatttcagaaagaaatgttgagaatGGGCATACACATTCCAGAGAA AGATGCATCTTGGGAACTTGAAGACAATGCTTATCAAGACCTGCTGCAGTGTTATCAACACTGTGACATTAGAAGATGTCTCTGCAAGAATGGAAGAGACTATAACAAACCTGATAG taaGTGGGAAATAAAGCGTTGTCAGTCTTGTGGTTCCCGTGGAACTCACTTAGCCTGTTCATCCATTAAATCATGGGAGCAAAACTGGGAGTGTGTGGAATGCAGAAGCATCTTTGCAAAAG GGAAATACAGCAAACGGAAAAAGCATTCTTTGGCTCCCTCAGAAAAGATGGATGGGACAACTTGTTTGCTGGAAGAACCATCTCCAAAGCTCCCTCGGCAATCACCTGGATCTCAACGCAACCGTCTTCTCCA ATCACCAAAGATAATGTGCCAGAACAACTTGTCACCCTGCTCACTCCTAGAACTTCCAACATCCAATAGAGTGGCAATGTCTTTATCTCCACTGATGTCAAACAGGAACTGCTCCCTAAGGAAAAa GCATTTaagaatgcaaagaaaggaagctTCTAATATACTGAAGGAGTTAAAGCATCAAATTAATACAAAAACTACGAGGCTTAACATCAATACAGAAAATATCTGGAAGAGTGCTTTAAAAGGATTTAGACAGCGTAACTTCAGACCTACAAACACCATTGAAGTGAAGTtcacaaaatgcaaaaacagaataaaaacagattcTTTTACTGGGTCAAAAcaccttttcttccagttactAATGTTTCATATTCAGAATTCATCACTGTTTGAGGGCTCTTCTGCAAAGAACTTGTCGGTTGACCCTCAAG ctctaaaagaGAACCTGTATTTTGAAGCTGGCAAAATGATTGCAGTTTCTCTAGTTCATGGTGGCCCATCTCCTGGTTTCTTTTCCAAAGTATTGTTTGATTGTCTTGTCTATGGTCCAGAGAATGTGAAGCCAAACTTGGATGATGTTACTGATGCTGGTGTAGCACAGACAataaaaaag ATAAAATATTCAGAGACTCTGTCCAGCCTACAGTCAACTGTGCGTGACTGCTATGacttccttgctgctgctggatgtTTAAGACCTATAACAGCTTTACGTGATAAGGATATACTTGTGAATGACTTACTGATCCATCATGTAATCAAGAGAATTATTTCACCTTTAgaaag TTTTAGGCAAGGTTTGAAAACCCTTGGTCTGctagagaaaatggaaatgtatcCAGATGCTTTTTCTAGCTTATTTTGCCACAAACCTGAAAACCTTTCGGCAGAAGCTCTCTGTGATCTCTTTACAATCCATTGCTCACCAGATGTAAACGAAATTGGAGGTGCTGATTTTTGGATGGGTTATTTGCAAGATGTGGAAA gtggtGAGTCTGTTGTGACATTACAGGATATTCTATTCTTTGTAACTGGTTGTTCTTCTATACCGCCTATTGGTTTCGATCCTGAACCTACTATTAAATTTCTGCCTGTACATTATCCCATTGGAAACAGACTCCTTAATTGCTTAGAACTTCCAATAACAAGGACAtatgagaattttaaaaataaaatggaattcaCTATCAGAAACACATTAAGAGGCGagagagaataa
- the G2E3 gene encoding G2/M phase-specific E3 ubiquitin-protein ligase isoform X4, which yields MCFSVHGRLQYQALSAGIFFFRCAVCNNKDKFQKEMLRMGIHIPEKDASWELEDNAYQDLLQCYQHCDIRRCLCKNGRDYNKPDSKWEIKRCQSCGSRGTHLACSSIKSWEQNWECVECRSIFAKGKYSKRKKHSLAPSEKMDGTTCLLEEPSPKLPRQSPGSQRNRLLQSPKIMCQNNLSPCSLLELPTSNRVAMSLSPLMSNRNCSLRKKHLRMQRKEASNILKELKHQINTKTTRLNINTENIWKSALKGFRQRNFRPTNTIEVKFTKCKNRIKTDSFTGSKHLFFQLLMFHIQNSSLFEGSSAKNLSVDPQALKENLYFEAGKMIAVSLVHGGPSPGFFSKVLFDCLVYGPENVKPNLDDVTDAGVAQTIKKIKYSETLSSLQSTVRDCYDFLAAAGCLRPITALRDKDILVNDLLIHHVIKRIISPLESFRQGLKTLGLLEKMEMYPDAFSSLFCHKPENLSAEALCDLFTIHCSPDVNEIGGADFWMGYLQDVESGESVVTLQDILFFVTGCSSIPPIGFDPEPTIKFLPVHYPIGNRLLNCLELPITRTYENFKNKMEFTIRNTLRGERE from the exons ATGTGTTTTTCAGTTCATGGAAGACTTCAG TATCAAGCTTTGAGTGCtgggatatttttctttaggtGCGCAGTATGTAATAACAAGGacaaatttcagaaagaaatgttgagaatGGGCATACACATTCCAGAGAA AGATGCATCTTGGGAACTTGAAGACAATGCTTATCAAGACCTGCTGCAGTGTTATCAACACTGTGACATTAGAAGATGTCTCTGCAAGAATGGAAGAGACTATAACAAACCTGATAG taaGTGGGAAATAAAGCGTTGTCAGTCTTGTGGTTCCCGTGGAACTCACTTAGCCTGTTCATCCATTAAATCATGGGAGCAAAACTGGGAGTGTGTGGAATGCAGAAGCATCTTTGCAAAAG GGAAATACAGCAAACGGAAAAAGCATTCTTTGGCTCCCTCAGAAAAGATGGATGGGACAACTTGTTTGCTGGAAGAACCATCTCCAAAGCTCCCTCGGCAATCACCTGGATCTCAACGCAACCGTCTTCTCCA ATCACCAAAGATAATGTGCCAGAACAACTTGTCACCCTGCTCACTCCTAGAACTTCCAACATCCAATAGAGTGGCAATGTCTTTATCTCCACTGATGTCAAACAGGAACTGCTCCCTAAGGAAAAa GCATTTaagaatgcaaagaaaggaagctTCTAATATACTGAAGGAGTTAAAGCATCAAATTAATACAAAAACTACGAGGCTTAACATCAATACAGAAAATATCTGGAAGAGTGCTTTAAAAGGATTTAGACAGCGTAACTTCAGACCTACAAACACCATTGAAGTGAAGTtcacaaaatgcaaaaacagaataaaaacagattcTTTTACTGGGTCAAAAcaccttttcttccagttactAATGTTTCATATTCAGAATTCATCACTGTTTGAGGGCTCTTCTGCAAAGAACTTGTCGGTTGACCCTCAAG ctctaaaagaGAACCTGTATTTTGAAGCTGGCAAAATGATTGCAGTTTCTCTAGTTCATGGTGGCCCATCTCCTGGTTTCTTTTCCAAAGTATTGTTTGATTGTCTTGTCTATGGTCCAGAGAATGTGAAGCCAAACTTGGATGATGTTACTGATGCTGGTGTAGCACAGACAataaaaaag ATAAAATATTCAGAGACTCTGTCCAGCCTACAGTCAACTGTGCGTGACTGCTATGacttccttgctgctgctggatgtTTAAGACCTATAACAGCTTTACGTGATAAGGATATACTTGTGAATGACTTACTGATCCATCATGTAATCAAGAGAATTATTTCACCTTTAgaaag TTTTAGGCAAGGTTTGAAAACCCTTGGTCTGctagagaaaatggaaatgtatcCAGATGCTTTTTCTAGCTTATTTTGCCACAAACCTGAAAACCTTTCGGCAGAAGCTCTCTGTGATCTCTTTACAATCCATTGCTCACCAGATGTAAACGAAATTGGAGGTGCTGATTTTTGGATGGGTTATTTGCAAGATGTGGAAA gtggtGAGTCTGTTGTGACATTACAGGATATTCTATTCTTTGTAACTGGTTGTTCTTCTATACCGCCTATTGGTTTCGATCCTGAACCTACTATTAAATTTCTGCCTGTACATTATCCCATTGGAAACAGACTCCTTAATTGCTTAGAACTTCCAATAACAAGGACAtatgagaattttaaaaataaaatggaattcaCTATCAGAAACACATTAAGAGGCGagagagaataa